From a region of the Paracoccus sp. TOH genome:
- a CDS encoding cytochrome c3 family protein: protein MGWIKASIRWVWGRFIWFWRVISRPSSFLSIGFLTLGGFICGVIFWGGFNTALEITNTEKFCTSCHEMRENVFQELMPTVHFSNRSGVRASCPDCHVPHQWTDKIARKMQASKEVWGKIFGTISTREKFLEKRLELAKHEWARLKANDSLECRNCHAAVAMDFTKQTRRAAEIHERYLIPGEKTCIDCHKGIAHQLPDMTGIEPGWQEPPELRGDGQASLDGGGDEALRRYLATADAH from the coding sequence ATGGGCTGGATCAAGGCGAGCATCCGCTGGGTCTGGGGCCGGTTCATCTGGTTCTGGCGCGTCATCAGCCGGCCCAGCAGCTTTCTCAGCATCGGCTTCCTGACGCTGGGCGGGTTCATCTGCGGGGTGATCTTCTGGGGCGGCTTCAACACGGCGCTGGAAATCACCAATACCGAGAAATTCTGCACCAGCTGCCACGAGATGCGCGAGAATGTCTTTCAGGAGTTGATGCCGACGGTGCATTTCTCGAACCGCTCGGGCGTCAGGGCCAGCTGCCCCGACTGCCATGTCCCGCATCAATGGACCGACAAGATCGCCCGCAAGATGCAAGCCTCGAAAGAGGTCTGGGGCAAGATCTTCGGCACCATCAGCACGCGCGAGAAATTCCTGGAGAAACGGCTGGAACTGGCCAAGCACGAATGGGCGCGGCTCAAGGCCAATGACTCGCTGGAATGCCGCAACTGCCATGCCGCGGTGGCGATGGACTTCACCAAGCAGACCCGCCGCGCCGCCGAGATCCACGAGCGCTATCTGATCCCGGGCGAAAAGACCTGCATCGACTGCCACAAGGGCATCGCGCATCAGTTGCCCGACATGACCGGCATCGAGCCCGGCTGGCAAGAGCCGCCCGAACTGCGCGGCGACGGGCAGGCGTCGCTGGACGGCGGCGGGGATGAGGCGCTGCGGCGCTATCTCGCCACCGCGGACGCGCATTAG